The window GTTACGGCTTCTGCTTGACCAATCACTCGCTTGTGTAGTTCTTGATCCAAATTCAATAACTTTTGCATTTCCGAAGCGACTAACTTACTAACGGGAATGCCGGTCCACTTACTGATGATCTCAGCGATATCCGATTCCGTAACTTCTTCACGCAGTAGCGTTTTGCCACTGGTTTGCGTCGTGGCGAGATTTGACTCTGTCGCTTCTAGCAAGGCATTTAGCTCAGCGAGTTTGCCAAACTTCAGTTCAGCCGCCCGGTTGAGGTCATAGTTGCGCTCGGCTTGCTGAATTTCAATGTTCAGTTTGTCGATCGCTTCTTTAATTTCCTGCAATTTGCCGATGATATCTTTCTCGGCTTGCCACTGGGCATTGAGCCGACTTTGCTCTTCTTTTTGGTCGGCTAGTTCTTTTTCGAGGCGTTGCAGTCGCTCCTTGGATGCGTTGTCATACTCCTGTTCGAGGGACAGTTTCTCCATTTCCATCTGGAGAATCCGCCGATCGACTTCATCCAACTGCTCCGGCTTGGAGGTAATCTCCATCTTCAACTTGGCGGCGGATTCATCCATCAAGTCAATCGCCTTATCGGGGAGAAACCGATCGCTGATGTAGCGAGTCGATAGGGTTGCAGCAGCCACCAACGCACTATCAGAAATTCGGACACCATGATGAACTTCGTAGCGTTCTTTCAAACCCCGCAGGATGGAAATTGTATCCACGACTGTTGGCTGATCGACCAGCACTTGCTGGAATCGCCGTTCGAGCGCGGCATCTTTTTCGATGTACTTACGATATTCATCCAGGGTGGTCGCGCCAATACAGCGCAGCTCGCCCCGTGCCAACATTGGCTTCAGCAAGTTGCCCGCATCCATCGAGCCTTGGGTCGCACCGGCACCCACGACAGTATGGATCTCATCGATAAACAGGATAATGCTGCCTTCCGACTCCGTCACTTCCTTCAGAACGGCCTTCAGACGTTCTTCAAATTCACCACGATATTTTGCCCCGGCAATCAGGGCACCCATATCCAACGAAACCAACATCCGGTCTTTGAGTGACTGCGGTACGTCACCGCTAACAATCCGCTGAGCCAGACCTTCGGCGATCGCGGTCTTACCCACACCAGGTTCACCGATTAGCACGGGATTGTTCTTTGTGCGGCGGGAGAGAATCTGGATCGTTCGACGAATCTCATCATCCCGGCCAATCACCGGGTCAAGCTTGCCTTCGCGGGCATATTCGGTCAGGTCACGGCCATATTTTCCAAGGGCATCGTACTTACCTTCCGGGTTTTGGTCTGTCACTTTCTGGTTCCCTCGAATCTGGTCGATCGTTGATTTCAGCTTGGCTTCGTCAATATTGAATTCCCGCAGTAGCCCTTTACCAAACCGGCTATCCTGGGGCAATCCCAACAAAATATGCTCAACGGAAATGAATTCGTCTTCGTATTTTTTCCGCCATTCATCAGCGCGATCGAGCAGGCTATCGGCGGAACGGCCAAAGTAGACGGACTGGTTGCTGCCGGATACCTTCGGCTGGCGGTTGATATAGTCTTCGATGCGATCGCGCACGCGCTGCACGTTGACACTGAGCTTGTTCAGCACACTGACGGCCAGACCTTCCTGTTCGAGTAGGGCCTTGAGGAGATGCTCCGTTTCAATTTGTTGCTGGTTCGACTGCTTCACCACATCGGGGGTGCGGGCGATCGCTTCCCAGGCTTTTTCGGTAAATTGGTTTGGGTTATTTGGTTGCATCGCGCGACCCCCTGGCATCTATATCTTGAGCGGATGCTGACATTGTAGGAGAGTTTTGGGCCGATCAAGGGTCGGAGTCCCGGCCTGAGGTTGGTACGGATTCCCTATCGGCGCTCAATGCCCTGAATTTGGGGCGATACGGTTTGGGGCAACTCGCGTAAAATAAGAATGACTGACATATTTCTCCTGTGAGAATGACTGATGCCTAGCCTTGATGCCCTCCAAACCAGACTCACTGCCTTCCAAGCTGCGGGGCGGAATCTTCAGCTTGAGCCGCTGAAATCGATGGCTGAGATGGATCGGTTTGGGGTGGAGTATCAGACGAAGCTGATTGATGAGATGGAGCAGGAGATTGAAGATACAGGTGGGCCATCGAGCAAGCTCGTCTTCACAGGACATACTGGCTGTGGCAAGTCGACGCTTTTGCGAGGCTTATACTTTCGGCTGATTGAGACACGACGGTACTTTATTGTCTTTTTCTCGATCGCGGACACAATCGAACGATCGGCTGTCGATCACGTCAATATTCTATTTTCAACGGCTTTAGAGCTGATCGATGCCGCCGAACGACGAGATGTCAAAATCAAGCCTGGCTTGAAGCGGGAACTCTATCACTGGCTGGGAAAACATACAGCGACGGAGTTACAGGGGGTGGAAGCCGCAATCGAAACGAGCGGTGAAGCCACAGTCAAAGGCGGTATTCCAATGTTGACGGAGTTCCTTGCGAAGGTGCGAGCGACGCTGAAGATTAATTCAATCGTGCGTGAGGAGATCAGCGTCGAGTTCGGCAAGAAGATTTCGGACTTGGTGGGACAACTGAATCTGATCAAAACCTACATCGAGAATGCAACGGGCCAACAGGTGCTGGTGATCATCGATGATATGGACAAGCTCGATTTGAGTGTGACGGAGACAATTTTCAGCAAAAATATTGGGTCTTTGATGACGCCAGATTTGCGGGTGATTTATACATTGCCGATCGCCATCCTGCGGGATTTGCCAACGAAGAAAAATATTGAATCCAAGTTCAAGCAGATCCATACAATGCCTGTAGGCAAGTTTTTTAGCAAAGCGGAGGTACGAAAGGAGGATCGGGTACCGAAGCCAGAGCTGATGGCATTATTTCAAGCAGTGCTGGATAAGCGGTTGCCAGATGAGCTGGTGGAAGATGGCATCAAGGAAATCATGATTCTCAAGAGTGGTGGGGTGATTCGGGAATTAATTCGGATTGCGGACTTGTGCTGTGACAAATGTATGCAAGCCCTACGGCGACAGATTCGGCAGGAGAAGTTTGATCAAGCAGAAGTGAAAATCAGCAATGAGATTTTGTCGGAAGTTTTGACTGATTTGCAGATTAGTTTTGCAGAACCGCTCGGACGCAAAGACTATAAACAACTGAAATCTAT of the Romeriopsis navalis LEGE 11480 genome contains:
- the clpB gene encoding ATP-dependent chaperone ClpB, with amino-acid sequence MQPNNPNQFTEKAWEAIARTPDVVKQSNQQQIETEHLLKALLEQEGLAVSVLNKLSVNVQRVRDRIEDYINRQPKVSGSNQSVYFGRSADSLLDRADEWRKKYEDEFISVEHILLGLPQDSRFGKGLLREFNIDEAKLKSTIDQIRGNQKVTDQNPEGKYDALGKYGRDLTEYAREGKLDPVIGRDDEIRRTIQILSRRTKNNPVLIGEPGVGKTAIAEGLAQRIVSGDVPQSLKDRMLVSLDMGALIAGAKYRGEFEERLKAVLKEVTESEGSIILFIDEIHTVVGAGATQGSMDAGNLLKPMLARGELRCIGATTLDEYRKYIEKDAALERRFQQVLVDQPTVVDTISILRGLKERYEVHHGVRISDSALVAAATLSTRYISDRFLPDKAIDLMDESAAKLKMEITSKPEQLDEVDRRILQMEMEKLSLEQEYDNASKERLQRLEKELADQKEEQSRLNAQWQAEKDIIGKLQEIKEAIDKLNIEIQQAERNYDLNRAAELKFGKLAELNALLEATESNLATTQTSGKTLLREEVTESDIAEIISKWTGIPVSKLVASEMQKLLNLDQELHKRVIGQAEAVTAVSDAIQRSRAGLADPNRPISSFIFLGPTGVGKTELAKALAGFLFDTEEAIVRIDMSEYMEKHAVSRLIGAPPGYVGYDEGGQLTEAVRRRPYSVVLFDEIEKAHPDVFNIMLQVLDDGRVTDSQGRTIDFKNTIIIMTSNVGSQYILDVAGDDGRYEEMRGRVMEAMRTNFRPEFLNRIDELIIFHALKKSELREIVRLQTVRLGKRLVDRKMTLKLSEAALDFIAEVGYDPVYGARPLKRAIQREVETAIAKSILRGDFTEGDTIFVDVENERLAFKRLAPQVLTTQ